Proteins from a genomic interval of Zingiber officinale cultivar Zhangliang chromosome 1B, Zo_v1.1, whole genome shotgun sequence:
- the LOC121984894 gene encoding BAG family molecular chaperone regulator 1-like has translation MRTRTNGRMAQTVAASSPVKEEKVEVEKWEVRPGGMLVQMRNAYGDAVDTPVPSIRVKVKFCATYHEINISAQATFGEMKKVLSAKTGLHQFDMKLMYKKKERASVTFLDTVGVKDGSKILLLEDPMAKAKRLLEMRKTDKIDKAAKSVSAIRLEVDRLASKVTALEEIASKGERIVVNDVSNLIDCLMNELIKMEAIDADGDVNQQKSLQIKRVQKYVEMLDLIKTHNVRLNKEKPLSPPRTLHPSHQRPTQPVQEQQPFLHSIQPQYQQQMQQSCNPFLQQNHQQQHPARSHSEFWEPFDLLTPSPSTAHASFHWELF, from the exons atgcGGACAAGAACAAACGGGAGGATGGCACAGACGGTGGCAGCGTCTAGTCCGGTGAAGGAAGAGAAGGTGGAGGTGGAGAAATGGGAGGTGAGGCCCGGCGGGATGTTGGTTCAGATGCGCAATGCATACGGCGATGCTGTCGACACACCTGTCCCCTCCATCCGCGTCAAGGTCAAATTCTGTGCCACCTACCACGAGATTAACATCAGTGCTCAAGCCACCTTCG GAGAGATGAAGAAGGTGCTATCGGCCAAGACGGGGCTGCATCAGTTTGACATGAAACTGATGTATAAGAAAAAGGAGAGGGCATCGGTGACTTTTCTCGATACTGTCGGTGTCAAGGACGGGTCCAAAATACTGTTGCTGGAGGATCCGATGGCGAAGGCAAAGCGTCTTCTCGAGATGCGCAAAACTGACAAAATTGACAAGGCCGCAAAGTCCGTCTCTGCAATCCGCCTCGAAGTCGACCGGCTCGCCTCCAAg GTGACGGCGCTGGAGGAGATTGCGAGCAAAGGCGAACGAATCGTGGTGAATGACGTCTCCAATCTCATCGATTGCCTGATGAATGAGCTGATTAAGATGGAGGCCATCGACGCCGACGGAGACGTGAATCAGCAGAAGAGTCTGCAG ATTAAGAGAGTGCAGAAATACGTGGAAATGCTCGACTTGATCAAGACCCACAACGTTCGACTGAACAAAGAGAAGCCCCTGTCTCCACCGCGGACACTCCATCCTTCACACCAGCGTCCGACGCAGCCCGTCCAAGAGCAGCAACCATTTCTGCATTCTATTCAGCCCCAATACCAGCAACAAATGCAACAATCTTGCAACCCTTTTCTACAGCAAAATCACCAGCAGCAACATCCGGCTCGTTCTCATTCAGAGTTCTGGGAACCGTTCGACCTATTGACGCCGTCCCCCTCCACGGCCCACGCAAGCTTCCATTGGGAACTGTTCTGA